The following are encoded together in the Salmonella enterica subsp. enterica serovar Choleraesuis genome:
- a CDS encoding oxidoreductase, whose product MTQLFSPLRLGPLTLANRIVVPPMSQYSAQNDGLVTPWHAQHIGRLAISGAGMVIVEANGVSPDGRITPHCLGLWNDDQRDAARALLTDLRSYSQTPVGVQLNHAGRKAGTNPPWQNGGQTLTDRQGGWPTIAPSAMAWKPGWRIPQELDEEGMARIVDDFVAAARRAWEAGYDFAELHAANGYLLSQFLSPLSNQRTDQYGGTPENRMRFPLRVARALREAWPQDRPLGVRFNGGEFAPGGLALDEAVAFARELHALGYDYLHVSGGYNIYNQQPPADQPGYMVPFAESVKRALPDAVVITVGLIYQPQLAEKILKQGSADLIAVGRAMLDDPNWPIHAAIALGENAPWPQPYNRFGAAGWPTHQTQEA is encoded by the coding sequence ATGACTCAACTTTTCAGCCCACTGCGGCTCGGACCGCTAACGCTGGCTAATCGCATTGTTGTTCCGCCAATGTCTCAGTATTCGGCGCAAAACGATGGTCTGGTGACGCCGTGGCACGCCCAGCATATTGGCCGCCTGGCCATTTCCGGGGCCGGGATGGTGATTGTCGAAGCTAATGGTGTCTCCCCGGACGGGCGCATCACGCCTCATTGCCTCGGCTTATGGAATGACGACCAGCGCGATGCAGCCAGGGCATTGCTGACCGACTTGCGCAGTTATAGTCAAACCCCGGTGGGCGTGCAGCTCAACCACGCGGGACGGAAAGCCGGCACCAATCCACCGTGGCAAAACGGCGGCCAGACACTGACCGATCGACAGGGGGGCTGGCCGACCATTGCGCCATCGGCCATGGCCTGGAAGCCAGGCTGGCGGATACCGCAAGAGCTGGATGAAGAAGGAATGGCGCGCATTGTCGATGACTTCGTCGCCGCCGCACGCCGCGCCTGGGAGGCTGGATATGACTTTGCGGAGCTACACGCCGCGAATGGCTATCTGCTTAGCCAGTTCCTGTCACCGCTGAGCAATCAGCGCACGGATCAATACGGTGGCACCCCGGAAAACCGCATGCGCTTTCCACTTCGCGTCGCCCGGGCGCTACGCGAAGCCTGGCCGCAAGACCGGCCGCTGGGAGTACGCTTTAACGGTGGAGAATTTGCCCCTGGTGGCCTGGCGCTGGACGAGGCGGTCGCTTTCGCCCGCGAACTTCACGCGCTGGGTTACGACTATCTTCACGTCTCCGGCGGCTACAACATTTACAACCAGCAGCCGCCCGCTGACCAGCCGGGATATATGGTGCCTTTTGCCGAAAGCGTTAAGCGCGCCTTGCCCGATGCGGTAGTCATTACCGTCGGGTTAATTTATCAGCCACAGCTCGCTGAGAAGATCCTCAAACAAGGTTCTGCCGATCTGATTGCCGTGGGGCGCGCAATGCTTGACGATCCTAACTGGCCAATTCACGCCGCCATCGCGCTGGGAGAAAATGCGCCCTGGCCGCAGCCTTATAACCGGTTCGGCGCTGCTGGCTGGCCAACGCATCAGACGCAGGAGGCATAA
- a CDS encoding 4-hydroxybenzoate 3-monooxygenase produces MRTQVVIIGAGPSGLLLGQLLQRAGIDNIILERQTPDYVLSRIRAGILESGTVDLLHAAGAAGRLESEGLIHEGVEFLFDGERIPVPLKALSGGKTVTVYGQTEVTRDLMAAREASAGTTFYNVTDVELHQLNSDSPAVSFWRDGQPQRIECDFIAGCDGFHGVSRQSIPSHLLREYQRSYPFGWLGLLADTPPVNDELIYAHHARGFVLCSQRSASRSRYYLQVPLTEKVDAWSDERFWDELRTRLPSELANRLITGPALEKSIAPLRSYVVEPMQYGRLYLLGDAAHIVPPTGAKGLNQACADVNYLWQILKKYYHQGRDDLLSEYSALALRRVWKSERFSWFLTNLLHDFSEQSPFDKRMQQADREYYLRSHAGLTTIAENYVGLPFDPVN; encoded by the coding sequence ATGCGAACACAGGTGGTCATCATTGGCGCTGGCCCATCCGGGCTGCTGCTTGGCCAGCTCCTGCAACGAGCCGGTATCGATAATATTATTCTTGAGCGGCAAACGCCGGATTACGTATTGTCCCGAATCCGGGCAGGCATTCTCGAAAGCGGTACGGTGGATCTGCTCCATGCCGCCGGTGCCGCCGGACGACTGGAAAGCGAAGGGCTGATACATGAAGGCGTGGAGTTTCTGTTTGACGGCGAACGCATCCCGGTCCCCCTGAAAGCCCTTAGCGGTGGTAAAACCGTTACCGTATATGGTCAAACCGAAGTGACCCGGGACCTGATGGCTGCTCGTGAAGCCAGCGCTGGCACTACCTTCTATAACGTCACCGATGTGGAGCTCCACCAGCTTAATAGTGACTCTCCGGCCGTCAGTTTTTGGCGCGACGGCCAGCCACAGCGTATCGAATGCGATTTTATTGCCGGTTGCGATGGGTTCCACGGCGTCTCACGCCAGTCGATTCCGTCTCATCTGCTGCGCGAATATCAGCGCAGTTACCCCTTTGGCTGGCTGGGGCTGCTGGCCGATACGCCGCCGGTTAATGACGAACTTATTTATGCCCATCATGCGCGCGGTTTCGTGCTGTGCAGCCAACGCTCGGCATCCCGTAGCCGCTACTACCTGCAAGTACCGTTAACCGAAAAGGTAGACGCATGGAGCGATGAACGCTTCTGGGACGAACTGCGCACCCGCCTGCCCTCAGAGCTTGCCAACCGTCTGATTACTGGCCCGGCATTGGAAAAAAGCATCGCCCCGCTGCGCAGTTACGTGGTGGAGCCGATGCAGTATGGCCGCCTGTACCTGCTGGGCGACGCCGCGCATATCGTCCCGCCAACCGGTGCCAAAGGCCTGAACCAGGCCTGTGCCGATGTGAATTACCTGTGGCAGATACTGAAAAAATATTACCACCAGGGGCGTGACGATCTGCTGAGTGAATATTCGGCCTTAGCCCTGCGACGAGTATGGAAAAGCGAGCGTTTTAGCTGGTTTTTGACCAACCTGCTGCACGACTTCAGCGAACAATCGCCTTTCGATAAACGTATGCAGCAGGCCGATCGCGAATACTACCTGCGCTCACACGCCGGGCTGACCACCATTGCCGAAAACTACGTCGGCCTGCCGTTCGACCCCGTGAACTAA
- a CDS encoding NIPSNAP family protein, with protein MDNFLVDHRIYTIRLRKMPEFLDVFHRLAMPILIETLGQPLGFYTSLVGPQNQFVHLWRYENLADYERRSQLRDSHPDFPAYLTASETLIVSQETRLIRSASIMMPYVQR; from the coding sequence ATGGATAATTTTCTGGTCGATCATCGCATTTACACCATCCGGCTGCGCAAAATGCCGGAGTTTCTTGATGTATTTCACCGGCTGGCAATGCCAATTTTGATAGAGACGCTGGGACAGCCGCTGGGCTTTTACACCAGTCTGGTCGGCCCTCAGAACCAGTTTGTGCATCTGTGGCGTTACGAAAACCTGGCCGACTATGAACGCCGCAGCCAACTGCGGGATAGCCACCCGGATTTCCCTGCCTACCTCACCGCCTCAGAAACGTTAATTGTTTCACAAGAAACGCGATTGATCCGCAGCGCATCGATAATGATGCCGTATGTTCAACGCTGA
- a CDS encoding oxidoreductase gives MSIMKSDAYAQQGLQGDWLGLAGKVCVVSGAASGIGAAITNALAAQGANVVLLDRNREGCVTQLEALSGTSGRHLALACDVTSPDQIEQAVVAVKETYGSCQALVNAAGILHTGGLDEISVEDWNRQLAVNLTGYLLCARAFIGLMTGGSIIHIGSISGTFPQPFSGAYSPSKAAVSLLSKQMAVEWGPRGIRSNVVAPGMIKTAMTADWYQQPGVSEAREAFTASGRIGLPQDIADAVLFLASSRSGYINGADIGVDGGLPQVLMGKIPRPGFSAR, from the coding sequence ATGTCGATAATGAAGAGTGACGCTTATGCCCAACAGGGTCTGCAAGGGGACTGGCTGGGTCTGGCCGGAAAGGTTTGTGTGGTTAGCGGCGCGGCTAGCGGTATCGGGGCTGCTATTACCAACGCTTTGGCTGCGCAGGGGGCGAATGTCGTATTACTGGATCGCAATCGCGAAGGCTGCGTTACTCAACTTGAGGCGCTGTCTGGCACTTCGGGGCGGCATCTGGCGCTGGCCTGTGATGTCACCAGTCCAGATCAGATTGAGCAGGCTGTGGTTGCGGTAAAAGAAACTTATGGAAGTTGCCAGGCATTGGTCAATGCAGCCGGGATCTTGCATACCGGCGGGCTGGATGAGATTAGCGTTGAAGACTGGAACCGGCAGCTGGCGGTGAACCTGACCGGATATCTGCTGTGCGCCCGCGCGTTTATCGGGCTGATGACCGGCGGCAGCATTATCCATATTGGCTCTATTTCTGGTACTTTCCCTCAGCCGTTCAGCGGCGCATACAGCCCCAGTAAAGCGGCGGTTTCGCTGTTGTCTAAACAGATGGCGGTGGAATGGGGCCCGCGCGGTATTCGCAGTAATGTAGTGGCACCGGGAATGATCAAAACCGCTATGACGGCAGACTGGTACCAGCAGCCGGGCGTCAGTGAGGCGCGCGAAGCTTTCACTGCCAGCGGTCGTATCGGTTTGCCGCAAGATATTGCCGATGCGGTGTTGTTCCTTGCCAGCAGCCGTTCAGGATATATCAATGGCGCGGATATTGGGGTCGATGGAGGCCTGCCGCAGGTATTAATGGGCAAAATTCCGCGTCCCGGTTTTAGCGCCCGCTAA
- a CDS encoding aconitate hydratase B, with protein MLEDYRKHVAERAAEGIVPKPLDATQMAGLVELLKNPPAGEEDFLIDLLTNRVPPGVDEAAYVKAGFLAAVAKGDATSPLLTPVQAIELLGTMQGGYNIHPLIEALDDDKLAAVAAKALSHTLLMFDNFYDVEEKAKAGNTYAQQVIKSWADAEWYLSRPELAEKLTVTVFKVTGETNTDDLSPAPDAWSRPDIPLHALAMLKNAREGIEPDQPGAVGPIKQIEALQAKGYPLAYVGDVVGTGSSRKSATNSVLWFMGEDIPNVPNKKGGGVVLGGKIAPIFFNTMEDAGALPIEVDVNDLNMGDVIDIYPYKGEVRNHETGALLAEFELKTDVLLDEVRAGGRIPLIIGRGLTSKARESLNLPHSDVFRKAKDVAESNRGFSLAQKMVGRACGVAGIRPGAYCEPKMTSVGSQDTTGPMTRDELKDLACLGFSADLVMQSFCHTAAYPKPVDVTTHHTLPDFIMNRGGVSLRPGDGIIHSWLNRMLLPDTVGTGGDSHTRFPIGISFPAGSGLVAFAAATGVMPLDMPESVLVRFKGKMQPGITLRDLVHAIPLYAIKQGLLTVEKKGKKNIFSGRILEIEGLPDLKVEQAFELSDASAERSAAGCTIKLDKAPIIEYLNSNIVLLKWMIAEGYGDRRTLERRIQGMEKWLADPQLLEGDADAEYAAVIEIDLADIKEPILCAPNDPDDARLLSDVQGEKIDEVFIGSCMTNIGHFRAAGKLLDSHKGQLPTRLWVAPPTKMDAAQLTEEGYYSVFGKSGARIEIPGCSLCMGNQARVADGATVVSTSTRNFPNRLGTGANVYLASAELAAVASLLGKLPTPDEYQQYMNQVDKTAADTYRYLNFDRLTQYTEKADEVIFQTAV; from the coding sequence GTGCTAGAAGATTACCGCAAGCACGTTGCTGAGCGTGCCGCCGAAGGGATTGTCCCAAAACCCCTCGATGCAACCCAGATGGCCGGGCTTGTTGAGCTGCTGAAGAATCCGCCCGCGGGCGAAGAAGATTTCCTGATTGATTTGCTGACTAACCGCGTACCGCCGGGCGTTGACGAAGCGGCCTACGTGAAGGCTGGTTTCCTGGCTGCCGTTGCCAAAGGCGATGCCACCTCCCCACTGCTGACTCCGGTTCAGGCGATTGAACTGCTGGGTACCATGCAGGGTGGTTACAATATCCATCCCCTGATTGAAGCACTGGATGATGATAAGCTGGCTGCCGTGGCGGCTAAAGCGCTGTCCCATACTCTGCTGATGTTTGATAACTTCTATGACGTAGAAGAGAAGGCGAAAGCCGGTAATACCTACGCACAGCAGGTTATCAAATCTTGGGCCGACGCTGAATGGTACCTGTCGCGCCCTGAACTGGCTGAAAAGCTAACCGTAACCGTATTCAAAGTGACCGGTGAAACTAACACCGACGATCTGTCTCCGGCGCCGGATGCCTGGTCCCGTCCTGATATTCCTCTGCACGCTCTGGCGATGCTGAAAAACGCTCGTGAAGGTATCGAGCCGGATCAGCCGGGTGCCGTTGGCCCAATCAAACAGATCGAAGCATTGCAGGCTAAAGGCTATCCGCTGGCTTACGTTGGCGATGTTGTCGGTACCGGTTCTTCGCGTAAATCTGCGACTAACTCCGTGCTGTGGTTTATGGGTGAAGACATCCCGAACGTGCCGAATAAAAAAGGCGGCGGCGTGGTGCTGGGCGGCAAAATTGCGCCAATTTTCTTTAACACCATGGAAGATGCCGGTGCGCTGCCAATTGAAGTGGATGTGAATGACCTGAACATGGGCGATGTTATCGACATCTATCCGTATAAGGGCGAAGTTCGTAACCACGAGACCGGAGCACTGCTGGCTGAGTTTGAGCTCAAGACTGACGTGCTGCTGGATGAAGTTCGCGCCGGTGGCCGTATTCCGCTGATCATTGGTCGCGGTCTGACCAGCAAGGCTCGCGAATCACTCAATCTGCCGCATAGCGATGTATTCCGTAAAGCTAAAGACGTAGCCGAAAGCAACCGTGGTTTCTCACTGGCTCAGAAGATGGTTGGCCGCGCCTGTGGCGTAGCGGGTATCCGTCCTGGCGCTTACTGCGAACCGAAAATGACCTCGGTAGGTTCTCAGGATACAACCGGCCCGATGACCCGTGACGAGCTGAAAGACCTGGCGTGCCTGGGCTTCTCTGCGGATCTGGTGATGCAGTCGTTCTGCCACACAGCGGCTTATCCTAAGCCGGTAGACGTGACCACTCATCACACTCTGCCTGATTTTATTATGAACCGCGGCGGTGTATCGCTGCGTCCGGGCGACGGCATTATCCACAGCTGGCTGAACCGTATGCTGCTGCCGGATACCGTGGGTACCGGCGGTGACTCACATACCCGTTTCCCTATCGGTATTTCGTTCCCGGCGGGTTCCGGCCTGGTCGCGTTTGCCGCGGCAACCGGCGTTATGCCGCTGGATATGCCGGAGTCGGTATTGGTTCGCTTCAAAGGCAAAATGCAGCCGGGTATCACCCTGCGCGATCTGGTTCATGCCATTCCGCTGTATGCCATTAAGCAAGGCCTGCTGACCGTAGAGAAGAAAGGTAAGAAGAACATCTTCTCTGGCCGCATTCTGGAGATCGAAGGCTTACCGGATCTGAAAGTCGAGCAGGCGTTTGAGCTGTCTGATGCGTCGGCGGAGCGTTCGGCTGCGGGCTGTACTATCAAGCTGGATAAAGCGCCGATCATCGAATACCTCAACTCTAATATCGTGCTGCTGAAGTGGATGATTGCCGAAGGTTACGGCGACCGTCGTACTCTGGAGCGTCGTATTCAGGGTATGGAGAAATGGCTGGCGGATCCGCAGCTGCTGGAAGGCGATGCCGATGCAGAATACGCAGCGGTTATCGAGATTGACCTGGCCGATATCAAAGAGCCTATCCTGTGCGCGCCGAACGATCCGGACGATGCTCGCCTGCTGTCTGATGTTCAGGGCGAGAAGATCGACGAAGTGTTTATCGGTTCCTGCATGACCAACATCGGTCACTTCCGTGCGGCGGGTAAACTGCTGGACAGCCATAAAGGTCAGTTGCCAACCCGCCTGTGGGTGGCTCCACCGACTAAGATGGACGCGGCGCAGCTCACTGAAGAGGGCTACTACAGCGTATTCGGTAAGAGCGGTGCGCGTATTGAGATCCCTGGCTGTTCGCTCTGTATGGGTAACCAGGCGCGCGTAGCCGACGGTGCGACGGTGG
- a CDS encoding AraC family transcriptional regulator, which produces MPCVIPVCKLYGEQQPWPGAELLHCESIHSRSSLHAWTIQVHQHSDLVQIIYVRRGKAEIEIEGVTQRLEGPFLQVIPSLCAHGFRFSPGTEGYSLSLAAPLLTQYEQQFSRPLHTLTQAHRFAIDRAAPDDAPGQLLGRLYMEYQGDDAARTMMIHSLLSALFVWLERQETDDETRSPPQARRQRTIRRFNQLVESHYREHFSVARYASMLGMSTVHLNTLCHEFHGCSALNVIHQRLLLEARRSLRYTSMTIGQISDYLGFSDATYFSRFFRRACGSPPRAWRED; this is translated from the coding sequence GTGCCCTGCGTAATTCCGGTGTGTAAATTGTACGGTGAGCAGCAGCCCTGGCCCGGGGCCGAACTGCTGCATTGCGAATCGATCCATAGCCGCAGCAGCCTGCATGCCTGGACTATTCAGGTGCATCAGCATTCTGATTTAGTGCAAATTATTTACGTGCGGCGCGGTAAGGCGGAGATTGAGATCGAAGGGGTTACTCAGCGTCTTGAGGGGCCGTTTTTGCAGGTGATCCCTTCGTTATGCGCCCATGGCTTTCGCTTTTCTCCGGGTACTGAAGGATATTCCTTATCGTTAGCGGCACCGCTGTTGACGCAATACGAGCAACAGTTTAGCCGCCCTCTGCATACTCTGACCCAGGCCCACCGCTTCGCCATAGACCGTGCGGCCCCGGATGATGCCCCAGGACAGCTGCTAGGCCGCCTGTATATGGAGTATCAAGGAGATGATGCAGCACGCACCATGATGATCCACTCCCTACTCAGCGCGTTATTTGTCTGGCTGGAACGTCAGGAGACAGATGATGAAACCCGTTCTCCTCCTCAGGCCCGCCGCCAGCGCACAATACGGCGCTTTAACCAGCTGGTGGAAAGCCATTATCGCGAGCACTTTTCGGTAGCGCGTTACGCCAGCATGCTGGGGATGTCGACAGTTCATCTCAATACGCTGTGCCATGAGTTTCACGGCTGTAGCGCGCTGAACGTTATCCACCAGCGCCTGCTGCTGGAAGCCCGGCGGAGCCTGCGTTATACCAGCATGACCATCGGCCAGATTTCCGATTATCTGGGCTTTAGCGATGCGACCTACTTTTCACGTTTTTTTCGGCGCGCCTGCGGAAGTCCGCCGCGCGCCTGGCGGGAAGATTAA
- a CDS encoding FAD-binding dehydrogenase, with product MNQQPLTDLTCDVVVVGSGVGGLSAAVTAGHLGLDAIVIEKAPVFGGTSAFSGGVLWIPDNHLAAAQGVSDSREAACTYIRQEAGHSYRPELVDAFLDNAPQMLKFFEQNTHLKCQLYGYPDYHPDAPGGVQQGRSLVPAPFDIRALGPDMARLRRPLRTITFMGMMFSSSNNDLKHFFNATRSLHSLWHVTKRLSRHMVELARYRRGITAHGGNAAVARLARSALDLGIPIHTGVTAQRLITHDGVVRGVEVSHRGRTLRLMARRGVVLASGGFAHDSARLKQLYPHVARGGAQLSPTPEDGPCGEGIAMAERVGAQFVSDYANAAAWIPASKVPLSRQTGVFPHLVDRYKPGLIMVTPDGKRFCNEADSYHDVGIAMIAHCQHQHQTFAWQICDHRALRRYGMGFAKPAPVPIGGYLRSGYLVRGRTLSELASKLNIPAATLENTVKTFNQDAQKGLDSQFGRGASSYNRYLGDAEHQPNPCLAPLEQGPFYAVRLEMGDLGTFCGLKTDGKAQVLDNHDQPIPGLFAAGNEMASVMGGSYPGAGITLGPAATFGYIAAHSLAQRPASTSLPLNSGDSYDSTFQPTAARTANAG from the coding sequence ATGAACCAGCAACCTTTAACCGATTTAACCTGCGATGTGGTCGTGGTCGGCAGCGGCGTCGGCGGGCTTTCTGCAGCGGTCACCGCCGGGCATTTGGGCCTCGACGCTATTGTTATCGAGAAAGCCCCGGTATTTGGCGGCACCTCGGCCTTTTCCGGCGGCGTTTTGTGGATCCCCGATAACCACCTTGCCGCCGCTCAGGGGGTTAGCGATAGCCGGGAGGCGGCGTGCACCTATATACGCCAGGAGGCCGGCCACAGCTATCGGCCCGAGCTGGTTGATGCCTTTCTGGATAACGCCCCACAGATGCTGAAATTCTTCGAACAGAATACCCATCTTAAGTGCCAGCTCTACGGCTATCCGGACTACCACCCCGATGCGCCCGGCGGGGTGCAGCAGGGCCGTTCGCTGGTGCCTGCACCATTTGATATCCGAGCGCTCGGCCCGGATATGGCCCGGCTGCGCCGCCCGCTGCGAACCATCACCTTTATGGGCATGATGTTCAGCTCGTCGAATAACGATCTGAAGCATTTTTTCAACGCAACCCGCTCACTGCATTCGTTATGGCACGTCACCAAACGGCTCAGCCGCCATATGGTAGAGCTGGCGCGTTACCGGCGTGGAATTACCGCCCACGGCGGTAACGCGGCGGTCGCCCGGCTGGCTCGCTCTGCCCTGGATCTTGGCATTCCTATTCACACCGGAGTGACGGCTCAACGCTTAATTACCCATGACGGCGTTGTGCGCGGCGTCGAGGTCAGCCACCGGGGGCGTACTTTGCGCCTGATGGCACGCCGGGGTGTAGTGCTGGCCAGCGGTGGGTTTGCACATGACAGCGCCCGCCTGAAACAGCTCTATCCCCACGTTGCTCGAGGCGGCGCTCAACTGTCGCCAACGCCTGAGGATGGCCCGTGTGGAGAAGGTATCGCTATGGCGGAGCGCGTCGGCGCGCAGTTTGTTAGCGATTATGCCAATGCCGCGGCGTGGATCCCGGCCTCAAAAGTACCCCTGAGCCGCCAGACCGGCGTATTCCCCCATCTGGTTGATCGCTACAAGCCAGGACTGATCATGGTTACGCCTGATGGCAAGCGCTTTTGTAATGAGGCCGACTCTTATCACGATGTGGGCATCGCGATGATTGCCCATTGCCAGCACCAGCATCAGACCTTCGCATGGCAAATTTGCGACCACCGGGCGCTGCGCCGCTATGGTATGGGCTTCGCTAAACCGGCTCCGGTACCCATTGGTGGTTATCTGAGAAGCGGCTATCTGGTTCGCGGACGCACCCTGAGCGAACTGGCGTCAAAACTCAATATTCCAGCCGCTACGCTGGAAAATACCGTCAAAACCTTCAACCAGGATGCGCAAAAAGGCCTGGATAGCCAGTTTGGCCGCGGCGCGTCTTCTTATAACCGCTATCTGGGCGATGCGGAGCACCAGCCCAATCCTTGTCTCGCGCCGCTGGAACAGGGGCCGTTTTACGCGGTACGTCTGGAAATGGGCGACCTTGGCACCTTCTGCGGTCTGAAAACCGATGGCAAGGCACAGGTTCTGGACAATCACGACCAGCCTATTCCCGGCCTGTTCGCGGCGGGTAACGAGATGGCCAGCGTCATGGGCGGAAGCTACCCGGGTGCCGGGATAACTCTCGGCCCGGCGGCAACTTTTGGCTATATCGCTGCCCACAGTCTGGCCCAGCGCCCGGCCAGCACCAGTTTGCCATTAAACTCAGGAGATTCTTATGACTCAACTTTTCAGCCCACTGCGGCTCGGACCGCTAACGCTGGCTAA